GGCGGTATCGACGAGGCTCGGGTTCCGGAAGTCCTGGCAGCGGGAGCTACCCGGATCGTCGTTGTTCGAGCCATCACCGAGGCAGCTGATCCACAGGCTGCCGCTCGTCGACTGGCCGACCTACTCGCGACCTAGTTACCTCTCAGCTCAGCCTTTGGTCCCGCACCGCTTGCACTGTGATTGTTCACAGCCCAGCCTGTGCGGACCGACAAGAAATAGGCTGCGCATTTGTCCGATCAACGTCCAAAAAGATGCCGAACTGTGATTTTCACCACAGAATTGTCCGTTGGATCCCGACCAATCAGTCTTCTGATATAGCTTATCCCCAGTTAACAATTCGACGTAGGAGTTTTCATGGGATCGTTCGACACCGCCTCGCTGAGCACCGAATCGCTCGAGGATCTGAACCTCGGCAAGATCAGCGAACTGCTCAAGCTCGGCATCACCGCCGTTTCCTTCATCACCGCGCTGAACTCGCTCAGCTGAGCGCCGTTTCGGCCCCTTGCGCCGAAACACCAGCCAAAAGGGTCGGACTCACATGAAGCGAGTCCGACCCTTTTGTGTGCTGTCTTATGCCTGAGCTGTCTTATGCCTGAGCACGTGAACTTTCCGATCTGTCCTGGGTAGACCCCGACTGCACGGAATCCGCGTCCCCAGGAGTCCAACCGAAACCGCCGCCGGGCAAAACGACCGTCCGGGCTCCGCCGCCGTCGTTTTCCGCGTCGCTCGTAACAACGGACGTTCGCAAACTCGGCCAGGCCGAATGAAATCCCGGATGTAGCGGCAAGCTCTCGACGTCGTCCTCACGAACCCATCGCAGTTCGGTGCTCTCACCATTCGCGACTGTCTCCAGTGGACTCTCGACGTCGGCAACGACCGTCGTATACGTCCATCCACTGTCAGCGCGCATGGTGACCACGTCACCCCGCACGCGTACGGCCGACGAGTCGATTCCGGCTTCTTCGTGCGCTTCCCGGACGGCTGCATGCGTCGTACTTTCGTGCGAATCACGCGCTCCGCCCGGCAAAGCCCACGTTCCGCCCTGATGGCTCCACGCCGCGCGATGCTGAAGCAGCACCATCGGAGTTCCGTCTATGTCAGGGGCACGCAACAACAATCCGGCGGCGCCATGACGCCCCCAATGCCGAGTTCCGTCCGATCCGACCGACCAACCGTCACCGTCACCACGCATCGACTACCTCGCCCTGCCTTTGAAGGCCCACTGCCTATTCGCCACTATCCTGACCCACACTAACCCGTTCAATCTGCCCTCGGTGCGGACCATACTTATATGCTCGCGAAGAGGCCGCAATCCAGCGATCCGCCGGCTCGAGTGCAGAGAGGGAGAGATGTTCGATGGTCAGCCGTGTGACACCTTCCCTCGAGCCTCGCACCGCTCCCGAGACGCTTCGCGACAACCCGGTGGATACAGCCGCTGCGAGGCCGCTGATCGAGAGCGAACTTCGCGGTTTCATGACGTCGACGCCCGGGCGGCTCACCGCTATCGGGATCGTCCTGATCCTTCTCACGGTGGCAGCGGGATTCCTGGCCGCCGCGACCATCGAGAATCGCCAAGCGCGTCTGGGCAGCGTTCTGACGGAAACCGAACCTCTCGCCAACTCCGCTCAAAATCTCTACAGCGCTCTGTCGGTAGCCGACGCGGCCGCAGCCACCGCGTTCATCTGGGGTGGGCTGGAGCCGCCGGCGGTGCGTGACCGCTACACCCAATCGATCGGCGAGGCGTCGGCGGAAATAGTGAACGCGTCCGCCGGGCTCGACACTCTGGACATGGCGGGCCAAGCCGCCCTCACCTCCATCTCGACCGACCTCACTGTGTACACCGGACTCGTCGAGACTGCGCGCGCCAACAATCGCGTCGGAAACCCCGTCGGCGCCGCGTATCTCGGTGAGGCGTCGAATCTGATGCAGACATCGCT
The nucleotide sequence above comes from Rhodococcus sp. KBS0724. Encoded proteins:
- a CDS encoding NUDIX hydrolase; the protein is MRGDGDGWSVGSDGTRHWGRHGAAGLLLRAPDIDGTPMVLLQHRAAWSHQGGTWALPGGARDSHESTTHAAVREAHEEAGIDSSAVRVRGDVVTMRADSGWTYTTVVADVESPLETVANGESTELRWVREDDVESLPLHPGFHSAWPSLRTSVVTSDAENDGGGARTVVLPGGGFGWTPGDADSVQSGSTQDRSESSRAQA